Proteins encoded in a region of the Sugiyamaella lignohabitans strain CBS 10342 chromosome B, complete sequence genome:
- the pan1 gene encoding actin cortical patch component, with EF hand and WH2 motif Panl (predicted): MGLTDQLGADTPAEPEAPEEAAPEEIPLAPEDAAPEVAEPEAPEEAAPEEIPLTPEEAAPEVAEPEAPEEAAPEEIPLAPEEAAPEEIPLTPEEAAPEVAEPEAPEEAAPEEIPLAPEDAAPEVAEPEAPEEAAPEEIPLAPEEAAPEVAEPEAPEEAAPEEIPLAPEEAAPEVAEPEAPEEAAPEVAEPETPEEAAPEEAAPEVTEPEAPEAAPEVAEPEAPEEAEPEVGDPDETATEETAPEAPEEAAPEEIPLAPEEAAPEVTEPEAPEEAAPEVGDPDEIAPEEAAPEVADPEAPEEAPLAPDEAAPEEAAPEVGDPEAPDETPLAPDEAAPDETAPEEAAPEEAPLAPEETAPEVADPEAPEEAAPEEAAPDVGEPEAPDEAPLAPDEAAPDEVTTDEAEEATADDNELEADAEHNDADLLAKAA; encoded by the exons ATGGGCCTCACTGATCAAT TGGGAGCAGACACACcagctgagccagaagcaccagaagaggcagcacctgaagaaataccactagcaccagaagacgcggcaccagaagtagctgagccagaagcaccagaagaggcagcacctgaggaaataccactaacaccagaagaagcggcaccagaagtagctgagccagaagcaccagaagaggcagcacctgaggaaataccactagcaccagaagaggcagcacctgaggaaataccactaacaccagaagaagcggcaccagaagtagctgagccagaagcaccagaagaggcagctccTGAGgaaataccactagcaccagaagacgcggcaccagaagtagctgagccagaagcaccagaagaagcagcacccgaggaaataccactagcaccagaagaagcggcaccagaagtagctgagccagaagcaccagaagaagcagcacccgaggaaataccactagcaccagaagaagcggcaccagaagtagctgagccagaagcaccagaagaagcggcgccagaagtagctgagccagaaacaccagaagaggcagcacctgaagaagcggcaccagaagtaactgagccagaagcaccagaagcagcacccgaagtagctgagccagaagcaccagaagaagctgaaccAGAAGTGGGAGATCCAGACGAGAcagcaacagaagaaacggcaccagaagcaccagaagaagcagcacccgaggaaataccactagcaccagaagaagcggcaccagaagttacagagccagaagcaccagaagaagctgcaCCGGAAGTGGGAGATCCAGACGAgatagcaccagaagaagcagcacccgaAGTGgcagatccagaagcaccGGAGGAAGCACCGCTAGCACCTGAtgaggcagcaccagaagaagcagcacccgaAGTgggagatccagaagcaccTGACGAAACACCGCTAGCACCCGATGAAGCAGCGCCAGACGAAACAGCAccggaagaagcagcacccgaGGAAGCACCGCTAGCACCTGAAGAAACAGCACCTGAAGTGgcagatccagaagcaccagaagaagcagcaccggAAGAGGCAGCTCCAGATGTGGGAGAACCAGAAGCGCCGGATGAAGCACCGCTAGCACCggacgaagcagcaccagacgAGGTAACAACagatgaagctgaagaagcaacagcgGATGACAACGAGCTAGAAGCCGATGCCGAACATAACGACGCTGATCTCTTGGCTAAGGCAGCTTGA